The proteins below come from a single Caulobacter segnis ATCC 21756 genomic window:
- a CDS encoding DUF2306 domain-containing protein — MDKLVFFPALAVHIATGFLLVAVGLVPILSRKGSRLHRWSGRLFVTLMSVLLAAAWVMTLLRFNAYFAALSATATITLFSGVRVLSRKRPDLDPRQRAKLLDWIATLAVLAIGAWVLLLITQGRTGGKAAVSAALVYAALTYGGWDLWRFLRPMAWPFSPSLWRYEHVLKMLSAYGAVISAFSGNVLTFLPTPWSQLWPTLLFQPMAVIWIAVLILDRKRQRRLAAA; from the coding sequence ATGGACAAGTTGGTCTTCTTCCCCGCGCTCGCCGTGCACATCGCCACGGGCTTCCTGCTGGTCGCCGTCGGCCTGGTCCCGATCCTCAGTCGCAAGGGCTCGCGGCTCCATCGATGGTCGGGCCGCCTGTTCGTGACGCTGATGAGCGTGTTGCTGGCCGCCGCCTGGGTCATGACCCTGCTGCGCTTCAACGCCTATTTCGCCGCCCTGTCGGCGACGGCGACCATCACTCTGTTCTCGGGCGTGCGGGTCCTGAGCCGCAAGCGCCCGGACCTTGATCCACGCCAGCGCGCCAAGCTTCTGGACTGGATCGCCACCTTGGCGGTGCTGGCCATCGGGGCCTGGGTCCTGCTTTTGATCACGCAGGGACGCACGGGCGGCAAGGCGGCGGTCAGCGCCGCGCTGGTCTACGCCGCCCTCACCTACGGCGGCTGGGATCTCTGGCGTTTCTTGCGGCCGATGGCGTGGCCTTTCAGCCCGTCTCTCTGGCGCTACGAGCACGTCTTAAAAATGCTCTCGGCTTATGGCGCCGTGATCAGCGCGTTTTCGGGTAACGTCCTGACCTTCTTGCCAACCCCTTGGAGCCAGCTCTGGCCGACCTTGTTGTTTCAACCGATGGCCGTGATCTGGATCGCGGTCCTGATCCTGGACAGGAAACGCCAGCGGCGACTGGCGGCCGCCTGA
- a CDS encoding cation diffusion facilitator family transporter, protein MAHDHPGHAHHHDHDHDHHDHDHAHGHGHHHGHGHHGHSHAPKDFGRAFAIGTALNLGFVVVEAAAGLITGSLALLADAGHNLSDVLGLLMAWGAAVLAKRAPSLRRTYGLRKGTILASLANAALLLVAVGAIAWEAVRRFADPQPIETGPVMIVAAVGIAINTATALMFMKGSKEDLNVRGAFLHMAADAAVSAGVVVAAFAMSLTGFLWLDPVVSLAIVAVIVLGTWGLLRDSLDLALDAAPRGIDPAKVRAWLAARPGVSEVHDLHIWAMSTTENALTAHVVRPLDEGHDQFLHEACSELASKFNIGHVTIQVETSHGAHACRLAPADVV, encoded by the coding sequence ATGGCTCACGATCACCCCGGACACGCGCACCACCACGATCATGACCATGATCACCACGATCATGATCATGCGCACGGTCACGGTCATCATCACGGCCACGGCCATCACGGGCACAGCCACGCGCCCAAGGACTTCGGCCGCGCCTTCGCGATCGGCACCGCGCTGAACCTGGGCTTCGTGGTCGTCGAGGCGGCCGCGGGCCTGATCACCGGATCGCTGGCCCTGCTGGCCGACGCCGGCCACAATCTGTCCGACGTGCTGGGCCTGCTGATGGCCTGGGGGGCGGCGGTGCTGGCCAAGCGCGCCCCCAGCCTTCGCCGGACCTACGGCCTGCGCAAGGGCACGATCCTGGCCTCGCTGGCCAACGCCGCCCTGCTGCTGGTCGCCGTCGGCGCGATCGCCTGGGAGGCCGTCCGCCGCTTCGCCGATCCGCAACCGATCGAGACCGGACCGGTCATGATCGTCGCCGCCGTCGGCATCGCCATCAACACCGCCACGGCCTTGATGTTCATGAAGGGCTCGAAGGAGGACCTGAACGTCCGAGGCGCCTTCCTGCACATGGCCGCCGACGCCGCCGTGTCGGCCGGCGTCGTGGTCGCCGCCTTCGCCATGAGCCTGACCGGCTTTCTGTGGCTGGATCCGGTGGTCAGCCTGGCCATCGTCGCCGTCATCGTGCTGGGCACCTGGGGCCTGTTGCGCGACTCGCTGGACCTTGCCCTAGACGCCGCGCCGCGCGGCATCGATCCCGCCAAGGTGCGCGCGTGGCTCGCCGCCCGCCCGGGCGTGTCCGAGGTCCATGACCTGCACATCTGGGCGATGAGCACGACCGAGAACGCCCTGACCGCTCACGTCGTTCGGCCGCTGGACGAAGGCCACGACCAGTTCCTGCACGAGGCCTGCTCGGAGCTGGCCAGCAAGTTCAACATCGGCCACGTGACCATCCAGGTCGAGACCAGCCATGGGGCGCACGCCTGCCGCCTGGCGCCAGCCGATGTGGTCTAG
- a CDS encoding lysophospholipid acyltransferase family protein, with the protein MRPLRSPFVIWLLSSIFAGYLKLVFKTLRMTEEGREQAQAVWAKGRETGVGAILCFWHSRIPMSPLSWPQSPERQDMRALISRSNDGEFIARTVEKLGFPAIRGSSAKKTDLAKNKHGEQAFRDMVKWVKDGGGIAITPDGPRGPAEHMEKGTPSLARVTGAPVIFVGLAAKPCIRLGSWDQTMIPLPFAKAAMVWDGPTGAGRGDDPDQLVESWAARLSAVTRRAEALVED; encoded by the coding sequence TTGAGGCCCCTGCGTTCGCCGTTCGTGATCTGGCTGCTCTCCTCGATCTTCGCCGGCTATTTGAAGCTCGTCTTCAAGACCCTGCGCATGACCGAGGAAGGTCGCGAGCAGGCGCAGGCCGTGTGGGCCAAAGGCCGCGAGACCGGCGTCGGGGCGATCCTCTGTTTCTGGCACTCGCGCATCCCGATGTCGCCGCTGAGCTGGCCGCAGAGCCCGGAGCGCCAGGACATGCGCGCCCTGATCTCGCGCTCCAACGACGGCGAGTTCATCGCTCGCACGGTCGAGAAGCTGGGCTTCCCGGCGATCCGCGGCTCGTCGGCCAAGAAGACCGATCTGGCCAAGAACAAGCACGGCGAGCAGGCCTTCCGCGACATGGTCAAGTGGGTGAAGGACGGCGGCGGGATCGCCATCACGCCCGACGGTCCGCGCGGCCCAGCCGAACACATGGAAAAGGGCACGCCGTCCCTGGCCCGCGTCACCGGCGCGCCGGTGATCTTCGTGGGCCTCGCCGCCAAGCCCTGCATCCGTCTGGGCTCGTGGGACCAGACCATGATCCCCCTGCCCTTCGCCAAGGCCGCCATGGTCTGGGACGGGCCGACCGGCGCGGGACGCGGCGACGACCCCGACCAGCTGGTCGAGTCCTGGGCCGCGCGCCTTTCGGCCGTCACCCGGCGGGCCGAAGCCCTGGTCGAAGATTGA
- a CDS encoding ABC transporter ATP-binding protein, whose protein sequence is MTAQDTPELSNRVIAARIWREYLQPRRNRLAAALLCAVAVAGLSAALAYVLKPAVDHLISDPQPGALWRIPLLIAIIAVSRGVFQVLQTTSINRIGNGVVGDMQLRLFGRLMRSDLARLRGAHSGSYVSSMLYDATLIREAATSGVVNYTREFLTVVGALVVMFQLDWPLACGVLIIGPVSSLFIRRFSKKTTKAAKGAMGETSNLSTAIMESLDGVKIVKMENREAYEEGRVAAVIERRQRHLIKGSNAKAMAAPATETFGALITAGVLAYAGWRATMGQMSAGDFSAFLAALAMALQSLRQVANLQTVFSEGFTGARRLFAALDVEPTIVDPVDARPLPAGDSAIALSHVTFSYGADIPALSDVSLEARQGETVALVGPSGGGKSSILNLIPRFYDVNGGAVTIDGHDVRTVTLASLRDRIALVTQEPFLFDDTVRANIAYARPGASQLEIEAAARQAAAHDFILALPEGYDTPVGEAGTRLSGGQRQRIAIARAFLKNAPILLLDEATSALDTESEAQVQAALERLMAGRTTILIAHRLSTVKNADRIYVIDKGRVVEIGAHAELVQAGGLYARLAKAQDLDHVPDAPVLEGDA, encoded by the coding sequence ATGACCGCCCAGGACACGCCTGAACTTTCGAACCGCGTCATCGCCGCGCGGATCTGGCGCGAGTACCTGCAGCCCCGTCGCAACCGACTGGCCGCCGCCTTGCTCTGCGCGGTCGCGGTCGCGGGACTGAGCGCCGCCCTCGCCTATGTGCTGAAGCCGGCGGTCGATCACTTGATCTCCGATCCCCAGCCCGGCGCGCTGTGGCGCATCCCGTTGCTGATCGCGATCATCGCGGTCAGCCGTGGCGTCTTCCAGGTCTTGCAGACCACCTCGATCAACCGCATCGGCAACGGCGTCGTCGGCGACATGCAGCTGCGGCTGTTCGGCAGGCTGATGCGCTCGGACCTGGCGCGCCTGCGAGGGGCGCACTCGGGCTCGTACGTCTCGTCGATGCTGTATGACGCGACCCTGATCCGCGAGGCCGCGACCAGCGGCGTGGTCAACTACACCCGCGAATTCCTGACGGTCGTCGGCGCCCTGGTGGTCATGTTCCAGCTGGACTGGCCGCTGGCCTGTGGCGTCCTGATCATCGGCCCCGTCTCCAGCCTGTTCATCCGGCGCTTTTCGAAGAAGACGACCAAGGCCGCCAAGGGCGCCATGGGCGAGACCTCCAACCTCTCCACCGCGATCATGGAGAGCCTGGACGGCGTCAAGATCGTCAAGATGGAGAACCGCGAGGCCTATGAAGAGGGCCGCGTCGCCGCCGTGATCGAGCGCCGTCAGCGTCACCTGATCAAAGGCTCCAACGCCAAGGCCATGGCCGCCCCGGCTACCGAGACCTTCGGCGCCCTGATCACCGCCGGCGTGCTGGCCTATGCCGGCTGGCGCGCCACCATGGGCCAGATGAGCGCGGGGGACTTCTCGGCCTTCCTGGCGGCCCTGGCGATGGCCCTGCAGTCGCTGCGTCAGGTCGCCAACCTGCAGACGGTGTTCAGCGAGGGCTTCACCGGCGCGCGCCGGCTGTTCGCCGCGCTCGACGTCGAGCCGACGATCGTCGATCCGGTCGACGCCAGGCCGCTGCCGGCCGGCGACAGCGCCATCGCCCTGAGCCACGTCACCTTCTCGTACGGCGCCGACATCCCGGCCCTGTCGGACGTCTCGCTCGAGGCGCGCCAGGGCGAGACCGTGGCTTTGGTCGGCCCGTCGGGCGGAGGCAAGAGCTCGATCCTGAACCTGATCCCGCGCTTCTACGACGTGAACGGCGGGGCGGTGACCATCGACGGCCACGATGTTCGCACAGTCACTCTGGCCAGCTTGCGCGACCGCATCGCGCTGGTCACCCAGGAGCCGTTCCTGTTCGACGACACCGTCCGCGCCAACATCGCCTACGCCCGCCCCGGCGCCAGCCAGCTGGAGATCGAGGCCGCCGCCCGCCAGGCCGCGGCGCACGATTTCATCCTGGCCCTGCCGGAGGGCTACGACACCCCCGTGGGCGAGGCGGGAACCCGTCTTTCCGGCGGCCAGCGCCAGCGCATCGCCATCGCCCGCGCCTTCCTGAAGAACGCCCCCATCCTGCTGCTGGACGAAGCCACCAGCGCGCTGGACACCGAGAGCGAGGCCCAGGTGCAGGCGGCGCTGGAGCGACTGATGGCCGGCCGCACGACGATCCTGATCGCCCACCGCCTGTCGACCGTGAAGAACGCCGACCGCATCTATGTCATCGACAAGGGCCGCGTGGTCGAGATCGGCGCGCACGCCGAGCTCGTCCAGGCGGGCGGGCTTTATGCCCGTTTGGCCAAGGCCCAAGACCTCGATCACGTTCCGGACGCGCCGGTCCTGGAGGGCGACGCTTGA
- a CDS encoding tyrosine-protein phosphatase — translation MAKFDLTTPWGRFRTYLHYLWNDHAYLRLGFSNAHWISPEMVRANQPWPFQLAWWKKQGIKTIVNLRGGFDGSFYALEKDACQRLGLNFVDFTITSREVPIRERVRGAKELFETIEYPALMHCKSGADRAGIMSVFYAHYRLGQPIREAMKQLGPRYLHIKHGNTGVLDYVFEQYLERGEPKGQTFSEWVESEDYDPVAMKKTFRAGMLGKVLTDKILRRE, via the coding sequence TTGGCCAAGTTCGACCTCACCACGCCCTGGGGCCGGTTCAGGACCTATCTCCACTATCTGTGGAACGACCACGCCTACCTGCGCCTGGGCTTTTCCAACGCCCACTGGATCAGCCCCGAGATGGTCCGCGCCAACCAGCCCTGGCCGTTCCAGCTGGCGTGGTGGAAGAAGCAGGGGATCAAGACGATCGTGAACCTGCGCGGCGGCTTCGACGGCAGCTTCTACGCGCTGGAGAAGGACGCCTGCCAGCGCCTGGGCCTGAACTTCGTCGACTTCACGATCACCTCGCGCGAGGTCCCGATCCGCGAGCGGGTGCGCGGCGCGAAGGAGCTGTTCGAGACGATCGAATATCCGGCCCTGATGCATTGCAAGTCCGGCGCGGACCGGGCGGGGATCATGAGCGTCTTCTACGCCCACTATCGCCTGGGCCAGCCGATCCGCGAGGCGATGAAGCAGCTGGGCCCGCGCTACCTGCACATCAAGCACGGCAACACCGGCGTGCTGGACTACGTGTTCGAGCAGTACCTGGAGCGCGGGGAGCCCAAGGGCCAGACCTTCAGCGAGTGGGTCGAGAGCGAGGATTACGATCCGGTCGCGATGAAGAAGACCTTCCGCGCCGGGATGCTGGGCAAGGTGCTGACGGACAAGATCTTGCGGCGGGAGTGA
- the lpxK gene encoding tetraacyldisaccharide 4'-kinase, whose amino-acid sequence MKLGTPRWWYVKSGGPAPLTRALLTPISWLWAASTARRIANTIPTEVAAPVICVGNVTMGGAGKTPIVRELLLTLTRRGVEAHGLSRGYGGKLKGPVRVDPTRHTAAEVGDEPLMLAQDFPMWVARDRAAGAIAASAAGADAIVMDDGHQNPSVRKALSLVVVDGETRGGEWPFGDGRVFPAGPMREPLKVGLARADAVIVLLPVDMPQPDFDLLVAFGDMPVLVARLEAAAPVPEGPQVGFAGVGKPWKVEKALTAAGCQLVDFAPFPDHGAYDEATLKMLADRAKAYDAGLVTTEKDWIRLPPAWRARVTPWPVRARFDDEAALEELLAKAGL is encoded by the coding sequence ATGAAACTCGGCACGCCCCGCTGGTGGTACGTGAAGAGCGGCGGCCCCGCCCCGCTGACGCGCGCCCTGCTGACTCCGATCTCGTGGCTGTGGGCGGCCTCGACCGCGCGCAGGATCGCGAACACCATCCCGACCGAGGTCGCCGCGCCGGTGATCTGCGTCGGCAACGTCACCATGGGCGGCGCGGGCAAGACACCGATCGTCCGCGAGCTGCTGCTGACCCTGACCCGCCGGGGCGTCGAGGCCCACGGCCTGTCGCGCGGCTATGGCGGCAAGCTGAAGGGGCCCGTGCGAGTCGACCCCACGCGCCACACGGCCGCCGAGGTCGGCGACGAGCCGCTGATGCTGGCCCAGGACTTTCCGATGTGGGTGGCCCGCGACCGCGCCGCCGGCGCCATCGCCGCCTCGGCCGCAGGCGCCGACGCGATCGTCATGGACGACGGCCACCAGAACCCCAGCGTCCGCAAGGCGCTGTCGCTGGTGGTGGTCGACGGCGAGACGCGGGGCGGCGAGTGGCCGTTCGGCGACGGTCGCGTCTTCCCCGCCGGCCCCATGCGCGAGCCGCTGAAGGTGGGCCTGGCCCGCGCCGACGCCGTGATCGTGCTGCTGCCCGTCGACATGCCGCAGCCTGACTTCGACCTGCTGGTCGCGTTCGGCGACATGCCGGTGCTGGTCGCGCGGCTGGAGGCCGCCGCGCCTGTACCCGAAGGCCCGCAGGTCGGCTTCGCCGGCGTCGGCAAGCCCTGGAAGGTCGAGAAGGCCCTGACCGCCGCCGGCTGCCAGCTCGTGGACTTCGCCCCCTTCCCCGACCACGGCGCCTATGACGAGGCGACGCTGAAGATGCTGGCCGACCGCGCCAAGGCCTATGACGCGGGCCTGGTCACCACCGAAAAGGACTGGATCCGCCTGCCGCCCGCCTGGCGCGCGCGCGTCACCCCCTGGCCCGTCCGCGCCCGCTTCGACGACGAGGCGGCGCTGGAGGAGTTGCTGGCCAAGGCGGGGCTATAG
- a CDS encoding 3-deoxy-D-manno-octulosonic acid transferase, producing the protein MTLSLGLYRAATGLLEPIAPALLTRRARQGKEDPARLAERLGRSAHSRPSGPLVWLHGASVGESLSILPLVERLRAERPEVMVLVTSGTTTSAVLLAKRLPAGAIHQYVPVDAPGAARRFIARWKPNLAVFVESELWPNLLLEAKAAGTRLALVSAKLSDRSFARWSKRPEAARQLLSSFDLILAQDARAHDRFEALGAQVAGEADLKFGAAPLPVDEPALAVERARFPRPPLLIASTHPGEDEIALDAVAGLTDRPPVVLAPRHVERGPTIVALARARGLSVALRSQAPGERADVVVADTLGEMGLWFRLAGTAVIAGSLVPDIGGHNPLEAARLDCPAISGLFVENWVSAFAGLEDARGVVMTSPEGLGAALAADLAAPEAARERATRARNYVDARDAEARAGLSRIIELVP; encoded by the coding sequence GTGACCCTGTCCCTGGGCCTCTACCGGGCCGCCACGGGCCTGCTCGAACCCATAGCGCCCGCGCTGCTGACCCGCCGCGCCCGCCAGGGCAAGGAAGACCCCGCGCGTTTGGCCGAACGTCTGGGACGGAGCGCGCACTCGCGCCCGAGCGGCCCGCTGGTCTGGCTGCACGGCGCCAGCGTCGGCGAGAGCCTGTCTATCCTGCCGCTGGTCGAGCGCCTGCGCGCCGAGCGCCCCGAGGTCATGGTCCTGGTCACCTCCGGCACCACCACCTCAGCGGTCCTGCTGGCCAAGCGTCTGCCCGCCGGTGCGATCCACCAGTACGTCCCCGTTGACGCCCCGGGCGCGGCGCGGCGCTTCATCGCCCGCTGGAAGCCCAACCTGGCCGTCTTCGTCGAGAGCGAGCTGTGGCCGAACCTGCTGCTGGAGGCCAAGGCCGCCGGAACCCGCCTGGCCCTGGTCTCGGCCAAGCTGTCGGACCGAAGCTTCGCCCGCTGGAGCAAGCGCCCCGAAGCCGCCCGCCAGCTGCTGTCGAGCTTCGACCTGATCCTGGCCCAGGACGCCCGCGCTCATGACCGCTTCGAGGCCCTGGGGGCCCAGGTCGCCGGCGAGGCCGACCTGAAGTTCGGCGCCGCGCCGCTGCCGGTCGACGAGCCGGCCCTCGCCGTCGAGCGCGCGCGCTTCCCACGCCCGCCCCTGCTGATCGCCAGCACCCATCCGGGCGAGGACGAGATCGCCCTGGACGCCGTCGCCGGCCTGACCGATCGGCCGCCGGTGGTGCTGGCGCCGCGTCACGTCGAGCGCGGTCCCACGATCGTCGCCCTGGCTCGGGCGCGCGGGCTCTCCGTCGCCTTGCGCAGTCAGGCCCCGGGCGAGCGCGCCGACGTCGTGGTCGCCGACACCCTTGGCGAGATGGGTCTGTGGTTTCGCCTGGCCGGGACCGCCGTCATCGCCGGCAGCCTCGTTCCCGACATCGGCGGCCACAACCCGCTGGAGGCCGCTCGGCTGGATTGCCCGGCGATCAGCGGCCTGTTCGTCGAGAACTGGGTCTCGGCCTTTGCGGGGCTCGAAGACGCGCGCGGCGTCGTGATGACCTCGCCGGAAGGGCTCGGAGCAGCCCTGGCCGCCGACCTCGCCGCCCCCGAAGCCGCCCGCGAACGCGCCACCCGCGCTCGGAACTATGTCGACGCCCGCGACGCCGAGGCGCGCGCGGGCCTCTCTCGCATTATCGAGCTCGTCCCATGA
- the purD gene encoding phosphoribosylamine--glycine ligase, producing MEKLTILLVGSGGREHALAWKIAQSPLCGRLVAAPGNPGIGKVAELKAVKATDADGLVALAQEIGADLVVVGPESALEVGLADKLAQVGIPCFGGSQRAAQLETSKAFTKDFCQRHGLPTAAYGVFENAASAGAFLDTLEAPFVIKADGLAAGKGVVIAATRAEADAAVLDMLGGRFGSAGARVVIEEFMHGEEASLFAVCDGKTAVLFGAAQDHKRAYDGDEGPNTGGMGTYSPPPVLTQALIDQAWRELIVPTVEGMAAEGNPYVGVLYAGLMLTSTGPKLVEYNARFGDPECQTLMLRLQSDIVPILLAAAKGELASAEPPKWRDEAAICVVLAAEGYPDSPKTGGRIQGADADFGGEVVVFHAGTTREFEGRLVASGGRVLNVCALGVTLSEARDLAYAALGSISLEGGFYRRDIGWRALKGS from the coding sequence ATGGAAAAGCTGACCATCCTCCTCGTCGGGTCCGGCGGCCGCGAGCACGCCCTGGCCTGGAAGATCGCCCAATCGCCGCTGTGCGGCCGCCTCGTCGCCGCCCCCGGCAATCCGGGCATTGGCAAGGTCGCCGAGCTCAAGGCCGTCAAGGCCACCGACGCCGACGGCCTTGTGGCCCTGGCCCAGGAGATCGGCGCGGACCTGGTGGTGGTCGGCCCGGAGTCGGCGCTCGAGGTCGGTCTCGCCGACAAGCTGGCCCAGGTCGGCATTCCCTGTTTCGGCGGCAGCCAGCGCGCGGCCCAGCTGGAGACGTCCAAGGCCTTCACCAAGGACTTCTGTCAGCGCCACGGCCTGCCCACGGCGGCCTACGGCGTGTTCGAGAACGCGGCTTCGGCCGGCGCCTTCCTCGACACCCTGGAGGCGCCGTTCGTGATCAAGGCCGACGGCCTGGCGGCGGGCAAGGGCGTGGTGATCGCCGCGACCCGCGCCGAGGCCGACGCCGCGGTGCTCGACATGCTGGGCGGCCGCTTCGGCTCGGCCGGCGCGCGCGTGGTGATCGAGGAGTTCATGCACGGCGAGGAGGCCTCGCTGTTCGCGGTCTGCGACGGCAAGACCGCGGTGCTGTTCGGCGCGGCCCAGGACCACAAGCGCGCCTATGACGGCGACGAGGGCCCCAACACCGGCGGCATGGGCACCTATTCGCCGCCGCCGGTCCTGACCCAGGCCCTGATCGACCAAGCCTGGCGCGAGCTGATCGTCCCCACCGTCGAGGGCATGGCCGCCGAAGGCAATCCGTATGTCGGCGTGCTCTACGCCGGCCTGATGCTGACGTCCACGGGCCCCAAGCTCGTCGAATACAACGCCCGCTTCGGCGATCCCGAGTGCCAGACCCTGATGCTGCGCCTCCAGAGCGACATCGTCCCGATCCTGCTGGCGGCGGCGAAGGGCGAGTTGGCCTCGGCCGAACCGCCGAAGTGGCGGGACGAGGCGGCGATCTGCGTGGTGTTGGCGGCCGAGGGTTATCCCGACTCCCCCAAGACCGGCGGTCGCATCCAGGGCGCCGACGCCGACTTCGGCGGCGAGGTCGTGGTCTTCCACGCCGGCACGACCCGTGAGTTCGAGGGGCGCCTCGTCGCCTCGGGCGGCCGGGTGCTGAACGTCTGCGCCCTCGGCGTCACGCTGAGCGAAGCTCGCGACCTCGCTTACGCGGCGCTGGGCAGCATCAGCCTGGAAGGCGGCTTCTATCGCCGCGACATCGGCTGGCGGGCGCTGAAGGGCTCCTAA
- a CDS encoding DUF4170 domain-containing protein → MLQMPDKQLLHIVIGGELKDVAGIEFRDLSKVEFVGAYPNYDEAHKAWKAKAQATVDNAHARYFIIHAHKLLDPSSEG, encoded by the coding sequence TTGCTCCAAATGCCCGATAAGCAGCTTCTTCATATCGTCATCGGCGGTGAACTGAAGGACGTCGCCGGCATCGAATTCCGCGACCTGTCTAAGGTCGAGTTCGTCGGCGCCTATCCGAACTACGACGAGGCCCACAAGGCCTGGAAGGCCAAGGCCCAGGCCACGGTCGACAACGCTCACGCCCGCTACTTCATCATCCACGCCCACAAGCTGCTGGATCCGAGCAGCGAGGGCTAG
- a CDS encoding metal-dependent hydrolase family protein: MKRLLSGACALVLTGALSGVACAQNAPKETVFVQAGRLLADPATGKVETAKTLVLENGKVVRIVDGYVAEPGGKVVDLKDSFVLPGLIDSHVHLTGQQGPTSRLDEVTQSSADQAMIGAGYARKTLMAGFTTVADLGAENQAIFALRSGIKRGDVAGPRIIAAGSAVSIHGGHGDINGYSDEVMHVLRPTSVCSGADDCRRATREQVWHGADIIKITATGGVLSNTAAGLAQQFSDDELKAIVDAAHKMGRKVTAHAHGVDGINSFLRAGGDSIEHGTYLDAESIALFKKNGGYLVPTLMAGDFVYRIASGPNNFLTPAQTAKALDAGPKMLAMARRAHEGGVKIAFGTDTGVSAHGDNAGEFALLVKAGLTPLEAIQTATVNAADHFSLSSEIGSLAPGKAADLVAVKGDPLKDVTELQRVTSVIKGGVVYK; this comes from the coding sequence ATGAAACGACTGCTGTCGGGCGCGTGCGCCCTGGTTCTGACCGGGGCGCTGAGCGGCGTCGCGTGCGCCCAGAACGCGCCAAAGGAGACCGTCTTTGTCCAGGCCGGCCGCCTGCTGGCCGATCCCGCCACGGGCAAGGTCGAGACGGCCAAGACCCTGGTGCTGGAAAACGGCAAGGTCGTCCGCATCGTCGACGGCTATGTCGCCGAGCCGGGCGGCAAGGTCGTCGACCTGAAGGACAGCTTCGTCCTGCCGGGTCTGATCGACAGCCACGTTCACCTGACGGGTCAGCAAGGGCCGACCTCGCGCCTCGACGAGGTGACCCAGTCATCCGCCGACCAGGCGATGATCGGGGCCGGCTATGCGCGCAAGACGCTGATGGCGGGCTTCACCACGGTCGCGGACCTCGGCGCCGAGAACCAGGCGATCTTCGCGTTGCGCAGCGGGATCAAGCGTGGCGACGTGGCGGGGCCCCGCATCATCGCCGCCGGCTCGGCGGTGTCGATCCACGGCGGCCATGGCGATATCAACGGCTATTCCGATGAGGTCATGCACGTGCTTCGGCCGACTTCGGTCTGCTCGGGCGCCGACGACTGCCGCCGCGCTACGCGCGAGCAGGTCTGGCACGGCGCCGACATCATCAAGATCACCGCCACCGGCGGCGTGCTCTCCAACACCGCCGCGGGCCTGGCCCAGCAGTTCTCGGACGACGAGCTGAAGGCCATTGTCGACGCCGCCCACAAGATGGGCCGCAAGGTCACCGCCCACGCCCACGGCGTCGACGGCATTAACAGCTTCCTGCGGGCCGGCGGCGACTCGATCGAGCACGGCACCTATCTCGACGCCGAGAGCATCGCCCTTTTCAAGAAAAACGGCGGCTATCTGGTCCCGACCCTGATGGCCGGCGACTTCGTCTACCGGATCGCTTCGGGGCCGAACAACTTCCTGACCCCCGCCCAGACCGCCAAGGCCTTGGACGCAGGGCCCAAGATGCTGGCCATGGCCCGCCGCGCCCACGAGGGCGGGGTCAAGATCGCCTTCGGCACCGACACCGGCGTCTCGGCTCACGGCGACAACGCCGGCGAGTTCGCCCTGCTGGTCAAGGCCGGCCTGACGCCGCTGGAGGCGATCCAGACCGCCACGGTCAACGCCGCCGACCACTTCTCGCTGTCCAGCGAAATCGGCAGCCTGGCGCCCGGCAAGGCGGCGGACCTGGTCGCCGTAAAGGGCGACCCGCTGAAGGACGTCACCGAGCTGCAGCGGGTGACGTCGGTGATCAAGGGCGGGGTGGTTTATAAGTAG